From a region of the Pectobacterium aquaticum genome:
- the puuE gene encoding allantoinase PuuE, translating into MITAPAATMYGIESDYPRDLIGYAGQPPHANWPENARIAVQFVLNYEEGAENNVLHGDAGSEQFLSDIIGAASYADRHMSMDSLYEYGSRAGFWRIHSEFQRRGLPLTVFGVAMALARNPAVVEAIKSAHYDVVSHGWRWIHYQHMDIDTERKHMHKAIEVLTTLFGQAPLGWYTGRDSPNTRQLVVEQGNFWYDSDYYGDDLPFWMPVKKNNGDVHPHLIVPYTLDANDMRFASPQGFNSGDQFFTYLKDSFDVLYEEGETAPKMLSIGMHCRLLGRPGRFRALQRFLDYIQQHERVWICRRQDIAEHWRQHHPYVAR; encoded by the coding sequence ATGATCACAGCACCTGCTGCAACGATGTATGGCATTGAGAGCGATTATCCGCGTGACCTGATCGGATATGCAGGACAGCCCCCGCATGCTAACTGGCCTGAAAATGCACGCATTGCCGTGCAGTTTGTCTTGAACTACGAGGAAGGTGCGGAAAATAATGTCTTGCATGGTGACGCCGGATCCGAACAGTTTCTGTCCGATATTATTGGTGCCGCGAGTTATGCGGATCGTCATATGTCGATGGATTCGCTGTATGAATATGGTTCGCGCGCCGGTTTTTGGCGTATCCATAGTGAGTTTCAGCGTCGCGGGTTGCCGTTGACGGTATTCGGTGTGGCAATGGCATTAGCACGCAATCCCGCGGTGGTGGAGGCGATCAAATCGGCTCATTATGATGTGGTCAGTCATGGTTGGCGCTGGATTCATTACCAGCACATGGATATCGACACTGAACGCAAGCACATGCATAAAGCCATTGAGGTGCTGACGACGTTATTTGGTCAGGCTCCGCTTGGCTGGTATACCGGCCGAGACAGCCCCAATACCCGCCAGTTGGTTGTCGAACAGGGCAATTTTTGGTACGACAGTGACTACTACGGTGACGATCTACCGTTCTGGATGCCAGTCAAAAAAAACAATGGTGACGTGCATCCGCATCTGATCGTGCCGTATACATTGGATGCCAATGATATGCGTTTTGCCTCACCGCAGGGTTTTAACAGCGGAGATCAATTCTTCACCTATCTGAAAGACAGTTTTGATGTGCTCTACGAGGAAGGGGAAACCGCACCTAAAATGCTATCTATCGGGATGCACTGTCGTTTGTTAGGACGGCCAGGCCGTTTTCGGGCGTTGCAGCGTTTTCTTGATTATATTCAACAGCATGAGCGCGTGTGGATTTGCCGTCGTCAGGATATCGCCGAGCATTGGCGTCAGCATCATCCGTATGTCGCGCGCTGA
- a CDS encoding Na+/H+ antiporter, with protein MEIFFTILILTLVVSLSGVVTRILPFQIPLPLMQIALGAILAWPQFGLHVDFNPELFMVLFIPPLLFADGWKTPTREFLRHGREIIGLALVLVLITVVGIGYFIYWMVPGMPLIAAFALAAVLSPTDAVALSGIVGEDRIPKKLMGILQGEALMNDASGLVSLKFAIAIAMGTMVFTVSGATLEFMQVALGGLLAGVGVTWLFGKSLRIISRWSGGDAATQIVLLLLLPFASYLIAEHIGVSGILAAVAAGMTMGQSGVIRRAPLTMRLRANGVWSMLEFVFNGMVFIMLGLQLPDILETSVTQAELDPTVETWMLFTDIAIIYGALLLLRFSWLWVMKKYSTHIQKKRPMIFAEFSTRELWIASFAGVRGAITLAGVLSIPLLLTDGTAFPSRYQLVFIATGVILFSLLCGVLALPFLLRGVVVADKTAHAKEIRMARMAVAEVAIKSMHKMEERLAADREENIDEQVLKEVSARVIGNLRRRLIDKDDPENGLLIENLERRFRLTALNSERAELYHLRATQQISNETLQKMLRDLDLMEALLIENE; from the coding sequence ATGGAAATATTTTTTACGATTCTTATTTTGACCCTGGTTGTATCCCTGTCTGGGGTTGTTACCCGCATTTTACCTTTTCAAATCCCTTTGCCTTTAATGCAAATCGCGCTGGGTGCCATCCTTGCCTGGCCTCAGTTCGGCTTGCACGTTGATTTCAATCCCGAGCTGTTTATGGTGCTCTTCATTCCGCCGTTGCTGTTTGCCGACGGCTGGAAAACGCCGACGCGTGAGTTCCTGAGGCACGGTCGTGAAATTATTGGTCTGGCGCTGGTTTTGGTTCTGATTACCGTGGTGGGCATCGGCTATTTCATCTACTGGATGGTGCCAGGTATGCCGCTGATTGCGGCCTTCGCGCTTGCCGCCGTGCTGTCGCCAACGGATGCCGTTGCGCTGTCTGGTATCGTGGGTGAAGATCGTATTCCGAAAAAGCTGATGGGCATTTTGCAGGGCGAAGCGTTGATGAACGATGCGTCCGGTCTGGTGTCGCTAAAATTTGCTATCGCGATTGCGATGGGCACGATGGTGTTTACGGTTTCCGGTGCGACGCTGGAATTCATGCAGGTGGCGCTGGGCGGTCTGCTGGCGGGCGTCGGTGTGACCTGGCTATTCGGTAAATCGCTGCGTATTATCAGCCGCTGGAGCGGTGGCGATGCCGCAACGCAGATCGTGTTGCTGCTGCTGTTGCCTTTTGCGTCGTATCTGATTGCGGAACACATTGGTGTGTCGGGCATTCTGGCCGCGGTAGCCGCAGGGATGACGATGGGTCAATCGGGTGTCATTCGTCGCGCGCCGCTGACGATGCGGCTGCGTGCGAACGGCGTGTGGTCGATGTTGGAATTCGTGTTTAACGGCATGGTATTCATCATGTTGGGCCTGCAATTGCCGGACATTCTGGAAACTTCGGTGACGCAGGCGGAACTGGATCCAACGGTTGAAACCTGGATGCTGTTTACCGATATCGCGATCATCTATGGTGCTTTGCTGCTGCTGCGTTTCAGCTGGCTGTGGGTGATGAAAAAATACAGCACACACATCCAGAAAAAGCGCCCGATGATCTTTGCTGAGTTTTCCACGCGCGAGCTGTGGATTGCGTCTTTTGCGGGCGTGCGAGGGGCGATTACGCTGGCGGGCGTGCTCTCTATTCCGCTGCTGCTGACGGACGGCACCGCGTTCCCGTCACGCTATCAACTGGTGTTTATCGCCACGGGCGTTATTCTGTTTTCTCTGCTGTGTGGCGTGCTGGCGTTGCCATTTTTGCTGCGTGGTGTGGTGGTCGCGGACAAGACCGCGCATGCTAAAGAAATCCGCATGGCGCGTATGGCGGTGGCAGAAGTGGCGATCAAAAGTATGCACAAAATGGAGGAGCGTCTGGCCGCCGATCGGGAGGAAAACATTGATGAGCAGGTGCTGAAAGAAGTCAGTGCGCGCGTCATCGGTAATCTGCGCCGACGGCTCATTGATAAAGACGACCCTGAAAATGGCCTGCTGATTGAGAATCTGGAGCGGCGTTTTCGCCTGACTGCGCTGAATTCTGAACGTGCAGAGCTGTATCACCTGCGTGCCACGCAGCAAATCAGCAATGAGACGTTGCAAAAAATGCTGCGCGATCTCGATCTGATGGAAGCGCTCCTTATCGAAAATGAGTAA
- the cpaB gene encoding Flp pilus assembly protein CpaB, with protein MKVNSTYVLSGALVLAGIVALMVRSHLSSEPPAPPPVVVKAPEKTAVLVAAKDLHPGDFLDSSSLRWQETDESVSRSFNFVRGKDSQSLLFGSTLRETVAEGALLNSNVLVKPNEPGFVAAVLGKGMRAISVPTSAIASNAGLVSAGDRVDVILSMKRDDQSELPASRNQPVVMPLLASQTIVRDLRVLALNDKTGTPVYPRFDTAEDGTVLDATAKSRESAVRSRPATYQTVTLEVTPQQAEALAVAKELGILHLALRSADLDDAVDPATGRPHVTTVPLATDIYGALSAGSGGHKVKIYRAEQKDVVTFPSR; from the coding sequence ATGAAAGTGAACTCTACATACGTACTGTCAGGCGCGCTCGTGCTGGCAGGCATTGTTGCGCTGATGGTGCGTAGCCATCTCTCTTCTGAACCCCCTGCGCCGCCTCCGGTCGTGGTTAAAGCGCCGGAAAAAACGGCTGTTTTGGTGGCCGCGAAAGATCTGCATCCCGGTGATTTTCTGGATTCATCCTCCCTGCGCTGGCAGGAGACAGATGAATCGGTTTCTCGTTCATTTAACTTTGTTCGCGGTAAAGACAGTCAGTCGCTACTGTTCGGCTCAACGTTGCGTGAAACAGTGGCAGAAGGTGCGCTGTTAAACAGTAATGTATTAGTAAAGCCTAATGAACCGGGTTTTGTTGCTGCGGTGCTGGGTAAAGGGATGCGTGCTATCTCCGTTCCTACCAGCGCTATTGCGAGCAATGCCGGGTTAGTGTCCGCTGGCGATCGTGTTGATGTGATCCTCAGCATGAAACGGGACGATCAGTCAGAGCTACCTGCAAGCCGTAATCAGCCTGTTGTGATGCCACTGCTGGCATCACAAACGATCGTGCGCGATTTACGCGTATTGGCGCTGAACGATAAAACCGGTACGCCGGTATACCCACGCTTTGATACCGCGGAAGACGGTACGGTGCTTGATGCCACCGCCAAAAGCCGTGAGTCTGCCGTGCGTTCTCGTCCTGCGACCTATCAAACCGTGACGCTGGAAGTGACGCCTCAGCAGGCTGAAGCGCTAGCGGTTGCCAAAGAACTGGGCATTCTGCATTTGGCACTGCGCAGTGCCGATCTGGATGACGCGGTCGATCCGGCCACAGGGCGACCACATGTGACCACGGTTCCGCTGGCGACCGATATCTACGGAGCGCTATCTGCCGGATCCGGCGGACATAAAGTGAAAATCTATCGCGCTGAGCAAAAAGACGTGGTGACGTTCCCCTCCCGATAG
- a CDS encoding GntR family transcriptional regulator encodes MNYTYGLGNEQFLQQKDDVIYQALLNSIVEHQLLPGTKLPEEALAEVFDVSRTGIRKVLQRLAMVQMVTLTPKRGAHVSTPSVEEAQEIFQTRRFIECANLSEVVLHCESSHLAALDRLIVAEQQAHADQNGAEAIRLSAAFHIQLQAISGNAVLTGVVSQLTLRSSLVIAAYGTPWQQGCRCHDHHDLLVLLRDKNVSGLAEAMTRHFDDIVASLRFDRDEDVEPDFRRLFGHLKETLA; translated from the coding sequence ATGAACTACACTTACGGACTGGGAAATGAGCAGTTTTTGCAGCAAAAAGACGATGTTATCTATCAGGCTCTGCTTAACTCTATCGTCGAACACCAATTACTGCCGGGTACAAAATTGCCGGAGGAAGCGCTGGCAGAGGTGTTTGATGTGAGCCGAACGGGAATTAGAAAAGTCTTACAACGTCTTGCGATGGTGCAGATGGTGACGTTAACGCCCAAACGTGGTGCGCACGTATCGACGCCATCCGTTGAGGAAGCGCAGGAAATTTTCCAGACTCGCCGCTTTATTGAGTGTGCCAATCTGTCTGAGGTGGTGTTGCACTGCGAGTCTTCTCATCTGGCGGCGTTAGATCGGCTGATCGTGGCAGAGCAGCAGGCACATGCAGACCAAAACGGTGCAGAAGCGATCCGCCTGTCTGCCGCATTCCATATTCAACTCCAGGCGATCTCTGGCAACGCCGTGCTAACCGGAGTCGTGTCGCAACTGACGCTGCGTTCATCATTGGTTATCGCCGCCTATGGCACGCCGTGGCAGCAAGGGTGCCGATGCCACGATCATCACGATCTGCTGGTGTTACTACGGGATAAAAATGTCTCAGGGTTAGCGGAAGCGATGACGCGGCATTTTGATGACATTGTTGCCAGCCTGCGTTTTGACAGAGATGAAGACGTGGAGCCGGATTTCCGCCGACTGTTCGGCCATCTTAAGGAGACGCTCGCGTGA
- a CDS encoding A24 family peptidase, which yields MADYAHWPQTALLMGCLLWCISTDLLVRKITNQAVLILLLGWLFFSASHVLQAGALDMLALRKMLWALPGAAAVLVVGFLLFLTGRLGAGDVKLMSVLCLWVGQGHQIVFVMVTALAGGVLALSLPLLNTVPTAVAMGIQTTNRIFKSRLPMPPALPADLSQGIPYGVAIAFGAMYVLIFPLF from the coding sequence ATGGCGGATTACGCGCACTGGCCGCAGACGGCACTGCTGATGGGGTGCCTGCTGTGGTGTATCAGTACCGACCTGTTAGTACGCAAAATTACGAATCAGGCGGTACTGATTTTATTGCTGGGCTGGCTGTTTTTCAGCGCTTCACATGTCCTGCAAGCCGGTGCGTTAGATATGTTGGCACTACGGAAAATGCTCTGGGCGCTGCCTGGCGCGGCGGCAGTACTGGTTGTGGGATTTTTGCTTTTCCTCACCGGCAGATTAGGCGCTGGGGATGTCAAGCTGATGAGTGTGCTGTGCCTGTGGGTTGGGCAAGGACACCAGATTGTTTTCGTCATGGTGACGGCGCTGGCTGGCGGTGTTTTGGCGCTCAGTTTGCCGCTGCTGAATACCGTACCCACAGCGGTGGCGATGGGCATTCAAACCACCAACCGGATATTCAAGAGTCGGCTGCCTATGCCACCCGCGTTGCCCGCCGATCTTTCTCAAGGCATACCTTACGGCGTCGCCATTGCGTTTGGCGCGATGTATGTCCTGATTTTTCCCTTGTTTTAA
- a CDS encoding NCS2 family permease — MSNTTRQAGSQGTLDAFFKITQRGSNVRQEVLAGLTTFLAMVYSVIVVPSMLGKAGFPPTAVFVATCLVAGLGSLLMGLWANLPMAIGCAISLTAFTAFSLVLGQQISIPVALGAIFLMGVLFTIISVTGIRSWILRNLPMGVAHGTGIGIGLFLLIIAANGVGLVVKNPIDGLPVALGNFTSFPVIMSLLGLAATIGLEKRRVPGGILLVIIAISILGLIFDPNVKYAGFFALPSLTAADGSSLIFSLDIMGALQPMVLPSVLALVMTAVFDATGTIRAVAGQANLLDKDGQIINGGKALTADSVSSIFSSLVGTSPAAVYIESAAGTAAGGKTGLTATVVGVLFLLLLFVSPLAYLVPGYATAPALMYVGLLMLGNVSKLNFDDFVDAMSGLVCAVFIVLTCNIVTGIMLGFGALVLGRIFSGEWRKLNIGTVVIAVALVVFYAGGWAL; from the coding sequence ATGTCAAACACCACTCGTCAGGCAGGCTCGCAAGGCACGCTTGATGCTTTTTTCAAAATCACACAGCGCGGCAGTAACGTGCGTCAGGAAGTGTTAGCTGGCCTGACGACGTTTCTGGCGATGGTTTACTCCGTGATTGTGGTTCCGAGTATGCTGGGTAAGGCTGGCTTCCCGCCTACCGCCGTGTTCGTTGCAACCTGTCTGGTTGCTGGGCTGGGGTCGCTGCTGATGGGATTGTGGGCCAATCTGCCAATGGCGATTGGTTGCGCGATTTCGTTGACGGCGTTCACCGCGTTCAGCCTGGTGCTGGGTCAGCAAATCAGCATTCCTGTCGCGCTGGGAGCGATCTTCCTGATGGGGGTGCTGTTCACCATCATTTCTGTCACGGGTATCCGCTCTTGGATCTTGCGTAATTTGCCGATGGGCGTGGCGCATGGCACGGGAATTGGTATCGGTCTGTTCCTGCTGATTATTGCCGCCAACGGTGTAGGTCTGGTGGTAAAAAACCCGATTGACGGCCTGCCGGTTGCGCTGGGTAATTTCACTTCTTTCCCTGTCATTATGTCCCTGCTGGGGCTGGCGGCGACTATCGGTTTAGAGAAGCGTCGCGTGCCGGGCGGTATTCTGCTGGTTATCATTGCGATCTCTATTCTGGGACTGATTTTTGACCCGAATGTAAAATACGCGGGCTTCTTTGCGTTGCCGAGCCTGACAGCGGCTGACGGTTCATCGCTGATCTTCAGTCTGGATATCATGGGCGCATTGCAGCCGATGGTTCTGCCGAGCGTGCTGGCGCTGGTGATGACCGCTGTGTTCGATGCCACGGGGACGATCCGTGCCGTTGCCGGACAGGCGAACCTGTTGGATAAAGACGGACAAATCATCAACGGTGGTAAAGCCCTGACCGCAGACTCCGTGAGCAGCATTTTCTCCAGTCTGGTCGGGACGTCGCCGGCTGCGGTTTACATCGAATCCGCAGCGGGCACGGCAGCCGGTGGTAAAACGGGCTTAACGGCAACCGTAGTCGGTGTACTGTTCCTTCTGCTGCTGTTTGTGTCTCCGTTAGCGTATCTGGTACCGGGCTATGCCACTGCACCCGCGCTGATGTACGTCGGCCTGCTGATGCTGGGCAACGTCTCCAAACTGAACTTTGATGACTTCGTGGATGCGATGTCCGGTCTGGTCTGTGCCGTATTCATCGTGCTGACCTGTAACATCGTGACCGGTATCATGCTGGGCTTTGGCGCGCTGGTATTAGGCCGCATCTTCTCCGGCGAATGGCGTAAACTGAACATCGGCACCGTGGTGATTGCTGTCGCGCTGGTCGTGTTCTACGCTGGCGGCTGGGCGCTGTAA
- a CDS encoding Flp family type IVb pilin, translated as MKNIKAKLRSFLRDESGVTAIEYGILAAAMAAAIGAIFGGDGIFVKALNEKFSQIADQITGAGTLGSGSVNVPK; from the coding sequence ATGAAAAATATTAAAGCAAAATTGCGTTCTTTCCTGCGTGACGAGAGCGGTGTAACGGCTATCGAATACGGCATTCTTGCAGCGGCAATGGCGGCAGCCATCGGCGCTATTTTCGGCGGCGACGGTATCTTCGTGAAAGCGCTGAATGAGAAATTCAGCCAAATCGCCGATCAAATCACCGGAGCTGGTACTCTGGGATCTGGTTCAGTAAACGTACCGAAATAA
- a CDS encoding aspartate/glutamate racemase family protein, producing MTETIGAAARAVASPGTEIVAVCPSQGAPSIEGHFDEAIAAIGVLEQVKQGKAQGVDGHIIACFGDPGLLAAREVASKPVIGIAEAAMHMATLVATRFSIVTTLPRTVIIARHLLQRYGFEHHCAALHAIDLPVLALEQDSGIAQNKVREYCIQSLRQDGVGAIVLGCGGMADLAQELTQELSIPVIDGVSAAVKLIESLSALGLTTSKQGDLDYPIAKPLSGMFSSLR from the coding sequence ATGACCGAAACGATCGGTGCCGCGGCTCGCGCTGTGGCATCGCCGGGAACGGAGATTGTTGCGGTCTGTCCTTCTCAGGGCGCACCCTCTATTGAGGGGCATTTTGACGAGGCAATAGCCGCGATTGGCGTGTTGGAACAGGTGAAGCAGGGGAAGGCACAGGGCGTAGATGGGCACATTATTGCCTGCTTTGGCGACCCAGGGTTACTTGCTGCCCGTGAGGTCGCCAGTAAGCCAGTCATCGGTATTGCCGAAGCCGCTATGCATATGGCAACACTGGTGGCAACGCGCTTCTCGATTGTTACCACGCTACCGCGCACCGTCATCATCGCCCGCCATTTATTACAGCGTTATGGCTTTGAACATCACTGTGCTGCGCTGCACGCGATCGATTTGCCAGTGCTCGCGCTGGAGCAGGATAGCGGGATTGCACAGAACAAAGTGCGTGAATATTGTATACAATCTCTGCGTCAGGATGGCGTGGGTGCGATTGTGCTTGGGTGTGGTGGAATGGCCGATCTGGCGCAGGAACTGACGCAAGAACTGTCGATTCCCGTGATCGACGGCGTTAGCGCTGCCGTCAAGCTGATTGAGTCATTGTCGGCACTGGGATTGACGACCAGTAAACAGGGCGATCTGGATTACCCGATTGCCAAGCCGCTGAGCGGCATGTTTAGTTCGCTGCGTTAA
- a CDS encoding sensor histidine kinase: protein MLAATLNKIKIKKLGQRWQVKIKHWQLLGASQYPGFLCTSNFRQAITIVFLFLLMMLMCIVGFSSLSETLIRTHVREVILGNIYDYSMQSRLTNADSLITQLRQDNRAKGDELPLFLVMDKHGDILYHNHPLKMHPLPPYSTNTHPLEMRQHTDCQMDVSCLKAEISTPDDPNLIGLSVMLDDGGVLFTAYNIRPMLERVRTIPLVAGAGLFVVLLFCLFISRHFSLRRLRSVEKIRAALHRYSSGEQQVRMPLSPYDDDFDSLSADINQNLERIERLMEQVRSTSSHVAHELRTPLTHLQNRLFNLTERAGLDNDIRDELNLAVGEVHKILGLFRTVMRIGEIESGRCVHQFENIEARQLLEEIAEYYQPLAEERGCRLKIEIKAGIQLFGDRALLFQALANLVENALKYAAQGKYITLSVTLYRGWIALSVADRGPGIPPALHAKALQRFQRLDTWFQSGYGLGLSLVQAITDLHGGKLYLDSSEPGLNVYLCLNRC from the coding sequence ATGTTGGCAGCCACGCTGAATAAAATAAAAATAAAGAAGCTCGGGCAGCGCTGGCAGGTAAAAATAAAACACTGGCAATTACTGGGGGCAAGCCAATACCCTGGCTTTTTATGTACCTCTAATTTTCGCCAGGCAATAACCATTGTTTTTCTGTTCTTATTGATGATGCTGATGTGTATTGTTGGCTTCAGCTCATTAAGTGAAACGCTGATTAGAACGCATGTCCGTGAAGTTATTCTGGGTAATATTTACGATTACTCGATGCAGTCGCGTTTAACGAATGCCGATAGCCTGATTACGCAATTACGGCAGGATAATCGAGCGAAAGGGGATGAATTACCGCTGTTTCTGGTGATGGATAAACACGGTGATATTCTGTATCACAATCATCCCTTAAAAATGCATCCTTTACCCCCCTATTCTACCAATACGCACCCTCTGGAAATGCGACAGCATACCGATTGCCAGATGGATGTCAGCTGTCTTAAAGCCGAAATTTCCACCCCAGACGATCCCAATCTGATCGGTTTGTCCGTGATGTTAGATGACGGGGGCGTGCTGTTTACTGCTTACAACATTCGACCCATGTTAGAGCGGGTGAGGACAATCCCGCTTGTGGCGGGGGCGGGGCTGTTTGTCGTGCTGCTTTTCTGCCTGTTTATCAGCCGTCATTTCAGCTTACGCCGCTTGCGCAGCGTGGAGAAAATCCGTGCGGCGCTACATCGCTACAGCAGCGGTGAGCAACAGGTGCGTATGCCGCTGTCGCCTTACGACGATGATTTTGACAGTCTGAGTGCCGATATTAACCAGAATCTGGAACGCATCGAGCGCTTGATGGAGCAGGTGCGCAGCACCTCCAGCCATGTTGCACATGAACTGCGTACGCCGTTGACGCATCTGCAAAATCGCTTGTTCAACCTGACGGAGCGGGCAGGGCTGGATAACGACATTCGTGATGAGTTGAATCTGGCGGTGGGCGAGGTGCATAAAATCCTCGGGCTATTCCGTACCGTGATGCGCATCGGTGAAATCGAAAGCGGACGCTGTGTGCACCAGTTTGAGAATATTGAGGCGCGCCAACTGCTGGAAGAAATTGCCGAATATTATCAGCCGCTGGCGGAAGAGCGCGGCTGTCGTTTGAAGATTGAAATAAAAGCCGGCATTCAGCTCTTTGGCGACCGAGCGCTGCTATTTCAGGCGCTGGCCAATCTGGTCGAGAACGCGCTGAAATATGCGGCGCAGGGAAAATACATCACGTTGAGCGTGACGCTGTACCGTGGCTGGATCGCCCTGAGCGTAGCTGATCGCGGTCCGGGCATTCCGCCTGCGCTGCATGCCAAAGCGCTACAGCGCTTTCAGCGGCTGGATACCTGGTTTCAGTCCGGTTACGGGTTGGGATTATCTCTGGTGCAGGCAATTACCGACCTGCACGGTGGCAAACTCTATCTGGACTCCTCAGAGCCGGGCCTGAATGTTTATCTGTGCCTTAATCGCTGCTAA
- a CDS encoding response regulator transcription factor: protein MRVLVVDDDSVLCHWLGSKLHSHGHSCRMVHDGAHALKAIKDEVYDVVLLDRMLPIMDGFTVLRELQGSRHPPIMLLSALDRDVDRVMGLELGAEDYLGKPFNFNELRLRLDIMARRGKHHVDNPSMLTFEDLQLDRMQRIAWRGGKRIDLTDKEIKLLIILMENPGQAITRTMLLERVWGYNFDPQTNLIDVHMSKLRAKIDRGFPHPLIKTLRAMGYALGAVDKDKTDVGSHAE from the coding sequence ATGCGTGTATTAGTGGTTGATGATGATTCTGTGCTGTGCCATTGGCTGGGGTCTAAATTACATTCCCACGGCCATTCTTGCCGAATGGTGCACGATGGCGCACACGCATTAAAAGCAATCAAGGATGAAGTTTATGATGTCGTTCTGCTGGACAGAATGTTACCCATCATGGATGGATTTACGGTATTACGTGAATTACAAGGCTCACGTCATCCGCCTATTATGCTGCTCTCGGCGCTGGATCGTGATGTCGATCGGGTGATGGGCTTAGAGCTTGGTGCGGAAGATTATCTCGGCAAGCCTTTTAATTTTAATGAGCTTAGATTACGTCTGGATATTATGGCGCGGCGCGGTAAACACCATGTCGATAATCCTTCCATGCTGACCTTTGAAGACCTGCAACTTGACCGTATGCAGCGTATTGCATGGCGCGGCGGTAAGCGTATCGATTTGACCGATAAAGAAATCAAATTACTGATTATATTAATGGAAAATCCGGGGCAGGCGATTACGCGTACGATGCTGTTAGAGCGCGTATGGGGCTACAATTTTGATCCGCAGACCAATCTGATCGACGTTCATATGTCAAAGCTGCGGGCAAAAATTGATAGAGGCTTCCCGCATCCATTAATTAAAACGCTAAGAGCGATGGGCTACGCACTAGGCGCGGTAGATAAGGACAAAACCGATGTTGGCAGCCACGCTGAATAA
- a CDS encoding type II and III secretion system protein family protein, which produces MTMFSLFLKSDFRGTCKRLLAAGLFNAVLPVTLTTMMLPSTTLAAGVSVAPVTDEVRLTVNQGRLLHLNALPDSVLVADPNIASFELPSPGNLFVYAKSVGTTTLYAMDENGNVINAIRLVSEHDLKALGERMKREFPGADIQLEASIPSGVIVRGSVDTPQDAKRVIDSIQAYISASSGGGGQGGGGGGEKLPGSSESSGKVINQLKIKTPSQINIQVRVVEVSRKLTSELGFNWAASLSTGSGNMTAGSGSRLNLFSATTGRFANPTDTGFLNFGRSRLSGLLTAMNQQGMATVLAEPNLTAMSGETAAFAAGGEVPIVLITNNSVSIDYKSYGVILRMTPTLLSANRISLHIAPEVSELTDVGSVQLEGGSRIPALTVRRADTTVELASGQSFALAGMLRSAGSQTINGVPGLSSVPMFGRLFESESTSQEETELVIIATAYVVEPVNAGDLQTPGQGVKMLDSSMPRSASIGYLY; this is translated from the coding sequence ATGACGATGTTTTCGCTGTTTTTGAAATCGGACTTTCGGGGTACGTGCAAACGATTGCTGGCCGCTGGCCTGTTTAATGCAGTATTGCCTGTCACGCTGACGACGATGATGTTGCCTTCGACCACGCTGGCCGCCGGGGTATCGGTGGCGCCAGTCACCGATGAGGTGCGACTGACCGTGAATCAGGGACGGTTACTGCACCTCAATGCGCTGCCGGACAGCGTGCTGGTGGCCGATCCGAATATTGCCAGTTTCGAACTGCCTTCACCGGGTAACCTGTTTGTCTACGCCAAAAGTGTCGGTACCACCACGCTCTATGCGATGGATGAAAATGGCAATGTGATCAACGCCATTCGTCTGGTATCCGAGCATGATTTGAAAGCGCTGGGTGAACGCATGAAGCGTGAATTCCCCGGTGCGGATATCCAACTGGAAGCCTCGATTCCCAGTGGCGTGATTGTGCGCGGCAGCGTCGATACCCCGCAGGATGCCAAGCGCGTGATCGACAGCATACAGGCTTATATCAGTGCGTCCTCCGGCGGTGGCGGGCAGGGTGGTGGAGGTGGTGGCGAAAAACTGCCAGGCTCCAGCGAATCCTCCGGCAAAGTGATCAATCAGCTCAAAATCAAAACGCCTTCGCAAATCAATATTCAGGTGCGCGTGGTGGAAGTGTCCCGCAAGTTAACCAGTGAACTGGGCTTCAACTGGGCGGCATCACTGAGCACCGGTAGCGGCAACATGACCGCAGGCAGCGGATCGCGTCTTAATCTGTTCAGCGCCACGACCGGGAGATTTGCTAACCCAACGGATACTGGCTTCCTGAACTTCGGTCGCTCCAGACTGAGCGGATTGTTAACCGCGATGAACCAGCAGGGCATGGCGACCGTGTTGGCCGAGCCAAACCTGACGGCGATGTCAGGGGAAACCGCTGCGTTTGCAGCAGGGGGTGAAGTGCCAATCGTCCTGATCACCAATAACAGCGTCAGCATCGATTACAAATCCTACGGTGTGATTCTGCGCATGACGCCAACGCTGCTCTCTGCCAATCGCATCAGCCTGCACATTGCGCCGGAAGTCAGTGAGCTAACCGACGTCGGCTCCGTGCAGCTGGAAGGCGGATCGCGCATTCCCGCTTTAACGGTACGTCGTGCGGATACCACGGTAGAGCTAGCCAGCGGACAGAGCTTTGCGCTGGCGGGCATGCTGCGTAGCGCCGGTAGCCAGACGATCAACGGTGTGCCGGGATTAAGCAGCGTTCCGATGTTTGGCCGCCTGTTTGAAAGCGAATCCACCAGTCAGGAAGAAACGGAATTAGTGATTATCGCGACCGCCTATGTCGTTGAGCCGGTTAACGCGGGCGATCTGCAGACGCCAGGACAAGGCGTAAAAATGCTGGATTCGTCTATGCCGCGTTCTGCATCTATCGGCTATCTCTACTGA